In the Streptomyces sp. f51 genome, one interval contains:
- a CDS encoding LysR substrate-binding domain-containing protein: protein MYDPSQLRTFLAVAQTLSFTQAARRLGVRQSTVSQHVRRLEDAAGRQFFSRDTHSVELTEDGEAMLGFARRILEVQEQATAFFAGTRLRGRLRFGASEDFVLTRLPEILEGFRTDHPEVDLELTVELSGTLHERLAAGHLDLVLAKRRPEDPRGELVWHDRLVWIGAPRLRLDPDRPVPLIVYPPPGITRALALEALERQGRPWRVACTSGSLNGLLAAARAGLGVMAHSRGLVPPGLVRVPERAGLPELGEVDFVLVHGRRRPSAQGAADALATAILAGGDRLHRGRQRG, encoded by the coding sequence GTGTACGACCCTTCCCAGCTGCGTACGTTCCTGGCGGTGGCCCAGACGCTGAGTTTCACGCAGGCCGCCCGGCGGCTGGGGGTGCGCCAGTCCACGGTCAGCCAGCATGTGCGCCGGCTGGAGGACGCGGCCGGCCGGCAGTTCTTCTCCCGCGACACCCACTCCGTCGAGCTCACCGAGGACGGCGAGGCGATGCTCGGCTTCGCGCGGCGGATCCTGGAGGTCCAGGAGCAGGCGACGGCGTTCTTCGCCGGGACACGGCTGCGCGGCCGGCTGCGTTTCGGCGCGTCCGAGGACTTCGTGCTGACGCGGCTGCCGGAGATCCTGGAGGGGTTCCGCACCGACCACCCCGAGGTGGACCTGGAGCTCACGGTCGAGCTGTCCGGCACGCTCCACGAGCGGCTCGCCGCGGGGCATCTCGATCTGGTGCTGGCGAAGCGGCGACCCGAGGATCCGCGCGGCGAGCTCGTCTGGCACGACCGGCTCGTGTGGATCGGCGCCCCGCGGCTGCGGCTCGACCCGGACCGCCCGGTCCCGCTGATCGTGTACCCGCCCCCGGGCATCACCCGCGCGCTCGCCCTCGAAGCGCTGGAGCGCCAGGGCAGGCCGTGGCGTGTCGCCTGCACCAGCGGCAGCCTGAACGGTCTGCTCGCGGCGGCCCGCGCGGGCCTCGGTGTGATGGCGCACTCCCGCGGACTGGTGCCGCCCGGTCTGGTCCGGGTGCCGGAGCGGGCGGGGCTCCCGGAACTCGGCGAGGTCGACTTCGTGCTGGTGCACGGGCGGCGGCGGCCGTCCGCGCAGGGCGCCGCGGACGCGCTCGCGACGGCGATCCTCGCAGGCGGGGACCGGCTGCACCGGGGGCGACAGCGGGGCTGA
- a CDS encoding bile acid:sodium symporter family protein: protein MKRLKWPRWMPVDPYILLLLGTVGLAALLPARGTAADVASGASTAAIAFLFFLYGARLSTREALDGLRHWRLHGTVLICTFVAFPLLGLAARGLEPVLLTHDLYTGLLFLTLVPSTIQSSIAFTSIARGNVPAAICAGSFSSLAGIVVTPLLAALLLGNSGGGFSADSVVRIVLQLLVPFLAGQLLRPWIGAFITRHKKVLGLVDRGSILLVVYTAFSEGMVRGIWSQVSAVRLGGLLLVEALLLAVMLLLTWYGTKVLRFGREDRIAIQFAGSKKSLASGLPMAGVLFGAHASLAVLPLMLFHQMQLMVCAVIAKRRARDPEAGGRTGPDGPAGTRGATGRRFLVRSAHVVQR from the coding sequence GTGAAACGCCTGAAGTGGCCGCGCTGGATGCCGGTCGACCCCTACATCCTGCTGCTGCTCGGGACCGTGGGCCTCGCCGCCCTGCTCCCCGCGAGAGGAACGGCCGCGGACGTCGCCTCGGGCGCGTCCACGGCGGCCATCGCCTTCCTCTTCTTCCTGTACGGCGCACGCCTGTCCACCCGTGAGGCACTGGACGGCCTCCGGCACTGGCGCCTGCACGGCACGGTCCTGATCTGCACCTTCGTGGCGTTCCCGCTGCTCGGCCTCGCCGCCCGCGGCCTCGAGCCGGTGCTCCTGACGCACGACCTCTACACCGGCCTCCTCTTCCTCACCCTCGTCCCCTCGACCATCCAGTCGTCGATCGCCTTCACCTCGATCGCCCGCGGCAACGTGCCCGCCGCCATCTGCGCGGGCTCCTTCTCGTCGCTCGCCGGCATCGTCGTCACCCCCCTGCTCGCCGCGCTCCTCCTCGGCAACAGCGGCGGCGGGTTCTCCGCGGACTCGGTCGTCAGGATCGTGCTCCAGCTCCTGGTGCCGTTCCTGGCCGGACAACTGCTGCGCCCCTGGATCGGCGCGTTCATCACCCGCCACAAGAAGGTGCTCGGCCTCGTCGACCGCGGATCGATCCTGCTCGTCGTGTACACCGCGTTCAGCGAGGGCATGGTGCGGGGCATCTGGAGCCAGGTGAGCGCCGTCCGGCTGGGGGGCCTCCTCCTGGTCGAGGCACTGCTGCTCGCCGTGATGCTCCTGCTGACCTGGTACGGCACGAAGGTCCTGCGCTTCGGCCGGGAGGACCGGATCGCCATCCAGTTCGCCGGGTCCAAGAAGTCGCTCGCCTCGGGCCTGCCCATGGCCGGTGTCCTGTTCGGAGCGCACGCCTCCCTCGCCGTGCTCCCGCTGATGCTCTTCCACCAGATGCAGCTCATGGTGTGCGCGGTGATCGCCAAGCGCCGGGCCCGCGACCCCGAGGCGGGCGGCCGGACCGGCCCGGACGGGCCGGCCGGCACCCGGGGCGCGACGGGACGGCGGTTTCTAGTCCGTTCCGCTCACGTGGTCCAGCGGTAG
- a CDS encoding phytanoyl-CoA dioxygenase family protein, with protein MDDVMLERFLADGFVRIEGAFPPRVAADCVRLLWEETGCSPDDPATWTEPVRWVSGMAQGPFAAAVNTPALHEAFDLLLGEDRWEPRYSLGSFPLRFPHAEEPDDAGWHIEGSYLPDGANWYHTNLRSRDRALLMLFLFTEVGPQDAPTRIRVGSHLDVPPFLEPYGEEGVSGLDIAPHLVGATAHRPVAYATGRPGDVYLCHPFLVHAAQPHHGSRPRFMAQPPLHPAAPLELERADRDYSAVELAIRQGLGKD; from the coding sequence ATGGACGACGTGATGCTGGAGCGCTTCCTCGCGGACGGTTTCGTACGGATCGAGGGCGCCTTCCCGCCACGGGTCGCGGCCGACTGCGTCCGGCTGCTGTGGGAGGAGACGGGCTGTTCCCCGGACGACCCCGCCACCTGGACCGAGCCGGTGCGCTGGGTCTCCGGGATGGCCCAGGGCCCCTTCGCCGCCGCCGTCAACACACCCGCCCTGCACGAGGCGTTCGACCTGCTGCTCGGCGAGGACCGCTGGGAGCCGCGCTACTCGCTGGGGAGTTTCCCGCTGCGCTTCCCGCACGCCGAGGAGCCGGACGACGCGGGCTGGCACATCGAGGGAAGCTATCTGCCCGACGGCGCGAACTGGTACCACACGAATCTGCGCTCCAGGGATCGCGCCCTGCTGATGCTGTTCCTGTTCACCGAGGTGGGGCCACAGGACGCGCCGACCCGGATCCGGGTCGGCTCGCACCTGGACGTGCCGCCGTTCCTGGAGCCGTACGGGGAGGAAGGCGTCTCGGGCCTGGACATCGCGCCGCACCTCGTCGGGGCGACGGCGCACCGGCCGGTCGCGTACGCCACCGGCCGGCCCGGTGACGTGTACCTGTGCCATCCGTTCCTGGTGCACGCGGCGCAGCCGCACCACGGGAGCCGGCCGCGCTTCATGGCGCAGCCGCCGCTGCACCCGGCGGCGCCCCTGGAACTCGAGCGCGCCGACCGGGACTACTCGGCGGTGGAGCTCGCGATCCGCCAGGGGCTGGGGAAGGACTGA
- a CDS encoding AMP-binding protein has product MREFTNPPSASAPPVGGLADAVFEYAHLDPLHVALGRKDEQGQWRDVTSAEFRDEVLALAKGMLAHGVRFGDRVAIMCRTRYEWSLFDFALWTIGAQVVPIYPTSSAEQVFWMLHDAQVSAVMVEHEDHAMTIATVVDRLPQLHRLWQLDVGAVHELYEAGAHIDDDVVHRHRRAVTPESIATIIYTSGTTGRPKGCVISHANFMFEADTVIGRWEPVFHSKRGDEASTLLFLPLAHVFGRMVQIAAFRGRVKFGHQPQLHASALLPDLAAFRPTFFLAVPYIFEKVFNSARRKAEREGKAGPFEKAVDVAVRYADAVEAKAWGTGPGPSASLRMQHQVLDKLVYSKVRAAMGGRVRHAMSGGSAMDRRLGLFFAGAGITIYEGYGLTESTAAATANPPELTRFGTVGQAIPGTTVHIADDGEIWLNGGNVFQGYLNNDKATDATLHDGWLATGDLGSLDEDGYLTITGRKKEILVTSGGKSVSPGVLEERVRDHPLVAQCIVVGNDRPYIAALVTLDSEAVEHWLQMRGKPPLSSGDLVRDPDLETEVRRAVVAANTLVSQAESIRTFRILANQFTEEHGLLTPSLKLKRKAIEKAYSTEVEALYRT; this is encoded by the coding sequence TTGCGCGAGTTCACCAACCCCCCGTCGGCGTCGGCGCCGCCGGTGGGCGGCCTGGCCGACGCCGTGTTCGAGTATGCCCACCTGGACCCGCTCCACGTCGCTCTCGGCCGCAAGGACGAGCAGGGGCAGTGGCGCGATGTCACCTCGGCCGAGTTCCGGGACGAGGTCCTGGCGCTCGCCAAGGGCATGCTGGCCCACGGTGTCCGCTTCGGCGACCGGGTCGCCATCATGTGCCGTACCCGCTACGAGTGGAGCCTCTTCGACTTCGCCCTGTGGACGATCGGCGCCCAGGTCGTGCCCATCTACCCCACGTCCTCGGCGGAGCAGGTCTTCTGGATGCTGCACGACGCCCAGGTGTCGGCGGTCATGGTGGAGCACGAGGACCACGCGATGACCATCGCCACGGTCGTCGACCGGCTGCCCCAGCTGCACCGGCTCTGGCAGCTCGACGTGGGCGCGGTGCACGAGCTGTACGAGGCGGGCGCGCACATCGACGACGACGTGGTGCACCGGCACCGCCGCGCCGTCACGCCGGAATCGATCGCGACGATCATCTACACCTCGGGCACCACCGGGCGCCCCAAGGGCTGTGTCATCTCGCACGCGAACTTCATGTTCGAGGCGGACACCGTCATCGGGCGCTGGGAGCCCGTCTTCCACTCCAAGCGCGGCGACGAGGCGAGCACCCTGCTGTTCCTGCCGCTCGCGCACGTCTTCGGACGGATGGTGCAGATCGCCGCCTTCCGCGGGAGGGTCAAGTTCGGGCACCAGCCCCAGCTGCACGCGTCCGCGCTGCTCCCCGACCTCGCCGCGTTCCGTCCCACCTTCTTCCTCGCGGTGCCGTACATCTTCGAGAAGGTCTTCAACTCCGCGCGCCGCAAGGCCGAGCGGGAGGGCAAGGCCGGCCCCTTCGAGAAGGCCGTGGACGTCGCCGTGCGCTACGCGGACGCCGTCGAGGCCAAGGCCTGGGGCACGGGTCCGGGCCCCTCGGCGAGCCTGCGCATGCAGCACCAGGTCCTCGACAAGCTCGTCTACTCGAAGGTCCGGGCCGCGATGGGCGGCCGGGTCAGACACGCGATGTCCGGCGGCTCGGCGATGGACCGGCGGCTCGGGCTGTTCTTCGCGGGCGCGGGCATCACCATCTACGAGGGGTACGGGCTCACCGAGTCCACGGCGGCCGCCACCGCCAATCCGCCCGAGCTCACCCGGTTCGGAACCGTCGGACAGGCGATCCCCGGCACCACCGTGCACATCGCGGACGACGGCGAGATCTGGCTGAACGGCGGCAACGTCTTCCAGGGCTATCTGAACAACGACAAGGCCACCGACGCCACCCTGCACGACGGCTGGCTCGCCACCGGGGACCTCGGGTCCCTGGACGAGGACGGCTACCTCACCATCACCGGGCGCAAGAAGGAGATCCTGGTGACCTCCGGCGGCAAGAGCGTCTCGCCGGGGGTGCTGGAGGAGCGGGTGCGCGACCATCCGCTGGTCGCGCAGTGCATAGTGGTCGGCAACGACCGGCCGTACATCGCCGCGCTCGTCACCCTCGACTCCGAGGCCGTCGAGCACTGGCTCCAGATGCGCGGCAAGCCCCCGCTGTCCTCCGGCGATCTGGTGCGCGACCCTGATCTGGAGACCGAGGTGCGGCGTGCCGTGGTCGCCGCGAACACCCTGGTCTCGCAGGCCGAGTCGATCCGTACGTTCCGGATCCTGGCCAACCAGTTCACCGAGGAGCACGGTCTGCTGACGCCGTCGCTGAAGCTGAAGCGCAAGGCGATCGAGAAGGCGTACTCGACGGAGGTCGAGGCGCTGTACCGGACGTGA
- a CDS encoding SDR family oxidoreductase, which translates to MTDSPVALITGGGSGIGAAVARRLLGAGHRVAVTGRGEERLNAFAEELGRPEGLLTIVGHAAEYDEVRAAVETTLKGFGRIDTVLANAGFATHDTVADGDPAGWSEMVLTNVLGPALLIRASIDALKESRGRIVLIGSVAGHVNTPGNIYGATKWAVTGLAENTRRQVTEYGVGVTLVSPGRVETPFWDSYGSLPPGHLLTADQIADSIVWAVGQPAGVDVNTVVVRPIGQPV; encoded by the coding sequence ATGACCGATTCTCCTGTCGCGCTCATCACCGGGGGTGGAAGCGGCATCGGAGCCGCGGTCGCCCGTCGGCTGCTCGGCGCCGGGCACCGGGTGGCCGTCACCGGTCGCGGTGAGGAGCGGCTGAACGCGTTCGCCGAGGAACTCGGCCGCCCCGAGGGGCTGTTGACGATCGTCGGGCACGCGGCCGAGTACGACGAGGTGCGCGCCGCGGTCGAGACGACGCTCAAGGGATTCGGGCGGATCGACACCGTCCTCGCCAACGCCGGGTTCGCCACCCATGACACGGTCGCGGACGGGGACCCGGCCGGCTGGTCCGAGATGGTGCTGACCAATGTGCTGGGTCCCGCGCTGCTCATCAGGGCGTCCATCGACGCGCTGAAGGAGTCCCGTGGCCGCATCGTCCTGATCGGCAGTGTCGCCGGGCATGTGAACACGCCCGGCAACATCTACGGAGCGACCAAGTGGGCGGTGACCGGGCTGGCCGAGAACACCCGGCGTCAGGTCACCGAGTACGGCGTGGGCGTGACCCTGGTCTCGCCCGGCCGGGTGGAGACCCCGTTCTGGGACAGCTACGGGAGCCTGCCGCCGGGGCATCTCCTGACGGCGGACCAGATCGCCGACTCGATCGTCTGGGCTGTCGGGCAGCCGGCGGGTGTCGACGTGAACACCGTCGTCGTCCGCCCGATCGGCCAGCCCGTCTGA
- a CDS encoding glycoside hydrolase family 75 protein — protein MRTRTLTLSAVAGAALLAVAALPASASGTAAPRSAQEGSVSAAALLAKVTSCSQISNGKYRTDEETSATIPVCGKNGAVFWKADMDVDCDGQVTSRCNADTDPWFQDDTAFHQSDGRPLRADSLPYVVVPSSSSIWKYTSSGIKGGGVVAVVYNGKVEYAVVGDTGPTKIIGEASYATANALGIDPDPETGGADSGVTYILFKNSQVSPIESHSAAVSLGDSLARQFLANN, from the coding sequence GTGCGCACTCGAACACTGACCCTGTCCGCGGTCGCCGGAGCGGCACTGCTCGCCGTCGCCGCGCTCCCGGCCAGTGCCTCCGGCACCGCCGCCCCCCGCTCGGCGCAGGAGGGCTCGGTCAGCGCGGCCGCCCTCCTCGCCAAGGTGACGTCCTGTTCGCAGATCTCGAACGGCAAGTACAGGACCGACGAAGAGACTTCGGCCACGATCCCCGTCTGCGGCAAGAACGGCGCCGTGTTCTGGAAGGCCGACATGGACGTCGACTGCGACGGCCAGGTCACCTCCAGGTGCAACGCCGACACCGACCCCTGGTTCCAGGACGACACCGCCTTCCACCAGTCCGACGGCAGGCCACTGCGCGCCGACTCCCTGCCGTACGTCGTCGTGCCGAGTTCCAGCAGCATCTGGAAGTACACGAGTTCGGGCATCAAGGGCGGCGGTGTGGTCGCCGTCGTCTACAACGGCAAGGTCGAGTACGCGGTGGTCGGCGACACCGGGCCGACGAAGATCATCGGTGAGGCGTCGTACGCCACGGCGAACGCGCTCGGTATCGACCCCGACCCGGAGACGGGCGGGGCCGACAGCGGCGTGACGTACATATTGTTCAAGAACTCGCAGGTGTCCCCCATCGAGAGCCACAGCGCGGCCGTGTCCCTCGGGGACTCGCTGGCCAGGCAGTTCCTCGCGAACAACTGA
- a CDS encoding cellulase family glycosylhydrolase, with amino-acid sequence MRHPPRLSLLVIGAAVALVGTVVAPVVTASGATPACTVEYSVTGQWDTGFQGAVTITNNMSALSGWSLGFDFPNGQKVTQGWNAKWSQSGTTVTASNESWNGSLASGATVSAGFLASWSGGNAVPTAFRLNGTTCNVDTQPTPTPTPTPTPTDPPPSGGGAPKLHVSGTKLVDSAGATRRLLGVNRSGGEFMCVQGYGFFDGPVDDASVKAIADWKANTVRIPLNEECWLGLANIKPEYAGANYIAAVKGLVAKVEAHGMTPVLDLHWTYGQYTGNSAGCSDVHATCQKPMPDAQYTPSFWSSVASTFKDDQAVAFDLFNEPYPDRATSTATQAWTCWRDGGTCPGISYQVAGMQSLVDAVRGTGAKNVILAGGLAYSNDLSQWLAYKPNDPTGNLVAAYHVYNFNTCASESCWTSTLAPVAAQVPLVAGEIGENTCSHSFVDTVMKWFDDRGLSYLGWTWNTWDCSSGPSLISNYDGTPTSYGIGVRDHLRALAG; translated from the coding sequence ATGCGTCACCCCCCGCGTTTGTCTCTCCTCGTCATCGGCGCCGCCGTCGCCCTCGTGGGCACGGTCGTCGCGCCGGTCGTCACGGCCTCGGGAGCAACTCCCGCGTGCACGGTGGAGTACTCGGTCACCGGCCAGTGGGACACCGGCTTCCAGGGCGCCGTGACCATCACCAACAACATGTCCGCGCTGAGCGGTTGGAGCCTCGGCTTCGACTTCCCGAACGGCCAGAAGGTCACCCAGGGCTGGAACGCCAAGTGGTCCCAGTCCGGTACGACGGTCACCGCGTCCAACGAGAGCTGGAACGGCTCGCTGGCGAGCGGCGCGACCGTCAGCGCAGGCTTCCTCGCCTCCTGGTCGGGAGGCAACGCGGTGCCGACGGCCTTCAGGCTGAACGGCACCACCTGCAACGTGGACACCCAGCCGACGCCCACTCCCACACCCACGCCCACGCCCACCGATCCGCCGCCGTCCGGCGGCGGGGCGCCGAAGCTGCATGTGTCGGGTACGAAACTGGTCGACTCCGCCGGAGCCACCCGCAGGCTGCTCGGAGTCAACCGCTCCGGCGGCGAGTTCATGTGCGTCCAGGGCTACGGCTTCTTCGACGGTCCCGTCGACGACGCCTCCGTCAAGGCGATCGCCGACTGGAAGGCCAACACGGTCCGCATCCCGCTGAACGAGGAGTGCTGGCTGGGCCTCGCCAACATCAAACCGGAGTACGCCGGCGCCAACTACATCGCCGCCGTCAAGGGGCTGGTGGCCAAGGTCGAGGCGCACGGCATGACCCCCGTGCTCGATCTGCACTGGACGTACGGCCAGTACACGGGCAACTCGGCGGGCTGCTCCGACGTGCACGCCACCTGCCAGAAACCGATGCCCGACGCGCAGTACACCCCGTCCTTCTGGTCCTCGGTCGCGAGCACCTTCAAGGACGACCAGGCCGTCGCGTTCGACCTGTTCAACGAGCCCTACCCGGACCGCGCGACCTCCACGGCCACCCAGGCGTGGACCTGCTGGCGCGACGGCGGCACCTGCCCCGGCATCTCCTACCAGGTCGCCGGGATGCAGTCGCTGGTCGACGCGGTGCGCGGCACAGGCGCCAAGAACGTGATCCTGGCCGGCGGGCTCGCGTACTCCAACGACCTGAGCCAGTGGCTGGCGTACAAGCCGAACGACCCCACCGGCAATCTCGTCGCCGCGTACCACGTCTACAACTTCAACACCTGCGCGAGCGAGAGCTGCTGGACCTCCACGCTCGCCCCCGTCGCCGCCCAAGTGCCGCTGGTGGCAGGGGAGATAGGGGAGAACACCTGCTCCCACTCCTTCGTCGACACCGTCATGAAGTGGTTCGACGACCGGGGGCTCTCGTACCTCGGCTGGACCTGGAACACCTGGGACTGCTCCTCGGGCCCGTCGCTGATCTCGAACTACGACGGAACCCCGACCTCCTACGGCATCGGGGTGCGCGACCATCTGCGCGCCCTCGCCGGCTAG
- a CDS encoding aldo/keto reductase: MPQLGFGVWQVPDDEAERAVATALESGYRSIDTAAIYGNEAGTGKAVGASGIAREELFVTTKLWNSDQGYDSALRAFDTSLEKLGLDYVDLYLIHWPTPARGRYVDTFKAFEKIYADGRAKAIGTSNFLPEHLARLIEETSVIPAVNQIELHPHLQQRAAREFHAEQGIATEGWSPLGQGKGLLEVPAIVAIAQKHGRTPAQIVLRWHLQLGNIVIPKSVTPSRIKENIDVFDFSLDTEDIAAISALNEDRRIGPDPAAFDVG; encoded by the coding sequence ATGCCGCAGCTGGGCTTCGGCGTCTGGCAGGTGCCGGACGACGAGGCGGAGCGGGCGGTCGCCACCGCACTGGAGTCCGGGTACCGCAGCATCGACACAGCGGCGATCTACGGCAACGAAGCGGGCACCGGCAAGGCCGTCGGCGCCTCCGGCATCGCCCGCGAGGAGCTCTTCGTCACCACCAAGCTCTGGAACAGCGATCAGGGGTACGACTCCGCGCTGCGTGCGTTCGACACCTCGCTGGAGAAGCTCGGCCTGGACTATGTCGACCTGTATCTGATCCACTGGCCGACGCCCGCCCGCGGCCGTTATGTCGACACCTTCAAGGCCTTCGAGAAGATCTACGCCGACGGCCGCGCCAAGGCCATCGGCACCTCGAACTTCCTGCCGGAGCACCTGGCCAGACTGATCGAGGAGACGTCCGTCATCCCCGCCGTCAACCAGATCGAGCTGCACCCGCACCTCCAGCAGCGCGCGGCCCGCGAGTTCCACGCTGAGCAGGGCATCGCGACCGAGGGCTGGTCGCCGCTCGGCCAGGGCAAGGGGCTCCTCGAGGTCCCGGCGATCGTCGCCATCGCCCAGAAGCACGGCCGCACCCCGGCCCAGATCGTGCTGCGCTGGCACCTCCAGCTGGGCAACATCGTGATCCCGAAGTCCGTGACCCCGTCCCGGATCAAGGAGAACATCGACGTCTTCGACTTCTCCCTGGACACCGAGGACATCGCGGCGATCTCGGCCCTGAACGAGGACCGCAGGATCGGCCCCGACCCGGCCGCGTTCGACGTCGGCTGA
- a CDS encoding class I SAM-dependent methyltransferase: MAQDHDHDHGSGHGHRSAQGHGNGHAQGHGHAHGGTHDHTHTHIDFAEMLPMLVREAELFTPAYAQAAEWLREQRPDPGLIVDAGSGPGVISGLFAEKFPRARVVAVDGAEPLLAEARARAERLGFADRFGTIEAELSDGVGDLEYPADLLWASRSLHHVGDQRAALTGFVRSLAPGGTLALLEGGLPTRFLPRDTGIGRPGLEARIDAVHDEWFTRMRTELHGSVAETEDWPALLTGVGLRHTATRTFLVDLPAPVSDEARAFILGALTRRREGLAEGLDAEDLATLDRLLDPDDKASVHHRSDVFVLTAMTVYVGVKPE; this comes from the coding sequence ATGGCACAGGACCACGATCACGACCACGGCAGCGGCCACGGCCACCGCTCGGCACAGGGGCACGGGAACGGGCACGCGCAGGGCCACGGGCATGCGCACGGCGGGACCCATGACCACACCCACACCCACATCGACTTCGCCGAGATGCTGCCCATGCTGGTGCGGGAGGCCGAGCTGTTCACCCCGGCGTACGCGCAGGCGGCCGAGTGGCTTCGGGAGCAGCGTCCCGATCCGGGACTGATCGTGGACGCGGGAAGCGGCCCCGGCGTCATCTCCGGCCTGTTCGCCGAGAAGTTCCCCCGCGCCCGGGTCGTCGCCGTGGACGGCGCCGAGCCCCTGCTGGCGGAGGCCCGCGCCCGGGCCGAGCGGCTGGGCTTCGCCGACCGCTTCGGCACGATCGAGGCCGAACTCTCCGACGGCGTGGGCGACCTGGAGTACCCCGCGGACCTGCTGTGGGCGAGCCGGTCGCTGCACCACGTCGGCGACCAGCGGGCCGCGCTCACGGGCTTCGTCCGGAGTCTGGCCCCCGGCGGCACCCTCGCCCTGCTGGAGGGCGGCCTGCCCACGCGGTTCCTCCCGCGCGACACCGGTATCGGCCGGCCGGGTCTCGAAGCCCGGATCGACGCGGTGCACGACGAGTGGTTCACCAGGATGCGGACCGAGCTGCACGGTTCGGTGGCGGAGACCGAGGACTGGCCCGCCCTGCTCACCGGCGTCGGGCTCCGGCACACGGCGACCCGTACCTTCCTGGTCGACCTGCCCGCCCCGGTCTCGGACGAGGCCCGCGCCTTCATTCTCGGCGCGCTGACCCGCAGGCGGGAGGGGCTCGCCGAAGGGCTCGACGCCGAGGACCTCGCCACGCTCGACCGGCTCCTTGACCCGGACGACAAGGCGAGCGTGCACCACCGCTCGGACGTGTTCGTCCTGACGGCGATGACGGTGTACGTGGGGGTCAAGCCGGAGTAG